GCAGGAcagctgcctgcccgctcgCTCACTTCGGCTCTTCGTTGGCGACCATCTCTGCCGTCTTCACATGCATTACCCAAATGCTCTCCGCCATCACAAACTGATGCCCCGCGCGTGAGCCCGTGAACAAGTCAACAcggtcatcgtcgtcgtcatcactcatcatggccgacaACGAGCCTgccaccgctgccgtcgcccaccCGCTTCgtctgctcctcgccggctgCTTCATCCCAGCCCTCCCGCTCTGCGTCACCCACGGCGTCCTATCCAGCAaccccgtccccgccgtTGGTCTCATCCCCCAGgccgcgtccgtcgtctcctcactgctactgctacgCCTTCgtgccgcgccagcgccagacACCGAGCATCAGGCCGGACATGGCACCCTCGCCAACGGAGAGCGTGctcacgacggcgacggctatgatgatgacgaccaTGCTCACGAAGACGCGGCCGATGACGACCCTCGCCATGTCTTGCGCGAGACGCTTTCGCACCCcatcgccgtcttcttgtTCGACACCCTCCTCGCAGCGTCTTACATGATTGTCCTCGTCTTCACCTGGATATCACCTTCGCGCTCCCCCTCGCTCAGCATGCTCGCCGCCTACGCCAccatccccctcctcacCAGCTTGTAAGTCGCCTCATCCGCCCCATTTCCCTTCGCGTCCCCCTAAACGTCAGACCCGACCGCTGACGAATCCCGCTCCCCCGTCTCACAGCCTCGGACACCTGTTtctcgccctgcgcgccctctacgacggccttgccgtcCGCGGGCTCGTCAGGTACGTCGCGTGGCGCGCAGTCCCGTCCGACTGCCCGCACTGTagcgcccgcctgcgccctGCCCAGCTCCCCGAGTTCCCTTGGCTGAGGGCGCTGCGCACCAGCttccgccgtctccgtcaactccgccgccgccgccgtggtgacgACGGGTACGCGCCCGTCTTTGTGAGCGAGACGGGACGTTAtcgagacgacgatgacggcgacgatgagcatcgcggcgacggccatgacggcggtgtcgggccggcggctgcagaTGACGACATGAGGGCGGAgcagcccgaggccgtcgaggtcagGAGCAGGGAGCGGAGGGGCAAGAAGAGCGCCCAGCCTGCGCCCGAAGACGCTGCGCCTGGGGGTAATGAGTGATGGCCTTTGGTCACTGGGTGGCGCTTTGTGGTTGTATGGTGTAAGGAGTGGTTGTCGGTGATTATGGATGCTCTTGTGTGACTTTTGGGGGGTAGGGTTGTTGCTTGTgtggcgttgacgacgggGACGTTGCTGAGCAGCGCTTATGAGAATACCGCAagccctttttttctttcaAGTTGGCGTGTTTCCGCAGCAGATACCCTTGATAGGCTCAGTCTTGTTCTCTTGTactttgacgccgccgcgtcgtggGCCGTGGAGCAGGCCTTGATAGTCTTTATACTTTTTCCACGTCTCTCTGTTCTTACAATTCACTGCCTGGTACAGCGgctctctgtctctgtctccgtctctctctatatatatatttatccATCTAACGTGGCTGTCAGGTGTAGATCCCACACGCACACAACGTCCCACATCCCACCTTCCACGCTCAACGTGAAGGGCAAGGGAACGGGGCGAAAACCACATCTTTTATTCccaggccgcggcgcgccaaGCACATACAGACACACAAGAGAGCACACTCACACCTCCGTCTCGATGCCCTCCTGCTTGGAGTGCCGGTCAAACAAGCCCgacacgccgtcgccgaccctCTCCATCTTGTGCTTGACCCAGCGGCCCGTCCGCGGCACCTTCCACTGCATGATGCCGCGGTGCTGCCTGTGCAGCGCCTTGTCCCGCCGGCGGTAGTCGCGGATCTGGTCCAGCGGGCCCTGCTtgtcgccctcgctgccgtcggggATCGCGgaccggccgccgacgccgtttCTTCTGCCCTTGGCtttgccctcgccgttgTTGACCtttttgtcgtcgtcatcatcgtcgtcgtcatcagagctgtcgctgtcggagctgtcgctgtcgctcgacgcctcctcgtccacgatGCCGGCCTCCTTCTGCATCTTGTCCGCGTCGAGGTTGTCGCGCGACGTGTCGATGACTTCGACCACGTCGCGCGTGTTTTGATTGCGCGAAGCCCACGCTGAGTGCGCGGCGCCCTGCAAGAcaagaggaaggggggatCGTGTTAGCCTGCGTGCCTGGCGTGCGTGCACGGCGGAGAacagggggggagggcgacgagagaggcaaaaggggggggtgCTTACCATGCCGGCCCAGAACGTGAGCTTCAGCTTCAAGGTACCAAgcctctcgcccgcctcgtcgaggcagTTGGCCGTTGCGCGTTCAAAGTCGCCCTTGCAGATGggcagctcgagctcctgctcctcctcgtcgggtATGTCCTTGAGCCACAGGACGCAAAACGCCGCCACCTTGTCCCCGAAGAAgcccttgtccttgaacGAGATGGACATGCAGCTGCTGTACCGCTTGTGCACCGCGAGGCTGACGTTTTGCCCCCTCTTGGCCGTCCACCTGGCctcgttgctgttgttgttgctgctgttgttattgtcgtcatcatggccgccaccacctcgtgCGTACAGCTTGCCCATGCTTATGTTGGTCTTGAGCTTGAGCTTGCAGGAGCGCAGGTCCCGCGGGCAGTCCGAGCTGGTGGCCCGCGGCTGCACGTCCACGGTGCCGTAGTTCCAGCCCAGGAGGTTCCGCGGCGCCTGCAGCCTCACGCTCCTCCAGACCATGGACAGTCTGATCCTGCCGtggccgatgccgcccgagAGGGGCCAGAAGCCCATGACCTGCGAGCGGTCCCTGAATATGTCGCCGAGGGGCAGGTGCACGATGCCCAGCAGGGGGTCGTCCTCGTGCAGCCGGGCGTCTCGGACGGAGACGTAGACGTCGCAGTCCCTCCAGTCGCGGATGAAGCGCTCGCACCCCGCGTTGAAGAAGGGCTTCGCGTTCTGGGGCTTGGTTCGCGTCTTGAACGTCTTGCTGtggttgacgatgacggtgcAGTACGAGCTCGGGAGGCTCTCGCCCgtttcctcctcgtcgctcgcctcctcgtcgtcgacgctctGCGACTTGCTGAgcttgacgagctcgagccCGGTGATGTTGTGGATCTGTAGGCTGAACAGCCCGCTGGGATACTtgtccggcggcggggcggatATAATCATGGCGTCCTGCTCTGCCTTGAGCTCCTGTGccttttgctgctgcagctcggctTCGTCTCGCTCCGTTTGCCCTTCCTTGAACATGGTCTCTCGGAGCTTCCGCTCGCAGCTCTGGTCCACCTTGTGCCTCAGCTGATCCATGGACCTGACCTTGCGATCGTGGGTCTGCTTGTCAAATTGATCCTGCTGAATCTTCGCCTTGGTAAAGTACCCGACGCTCCACTCGAGCTTCCCAGGCATGTTGTCCCCGGATTTGAGGGCCCTGAAGCCGTCGGTGCGCTTCCACATGCGTCCTTTGGACTGCTCGTCGGTCATGAGCTCTTTGAGTGGCACTTCGATGCGGCCCAGATCATCGTCGGCAGTGAACCGATCAGAGTCCCAGAGCTGGACGCGCAGCCGTTCTTCAATATTCAGCTCCTCTGGAGTAACGAGGACAAAGCACGTCTCGTCCCATCGCGGCTCCATCTCCGACGTGAGGATGCGCGTGCTCCAGAGTACCCTGCCAAATTTGGCCCACCCAACGGAGACGTAAGGATCcgagctgccgtcgctgaAGAAGGGAATCGCCGTGTCGCCCATCTTGAAGTCGTAGCCCCTCTTGATGTTAATCATGAGGACGCCGACCGAGTTCGTGTCCTTCTTGAAGTCGTCTCCTGCGAGCATGTCCTTGAGGTCGAGGGTCAGGCTCTTTGGCGCCACATACTCGGCCACTGCCGCATCGACAGCGGACTGCACAAAGTTGCTGATGAGAGGAATGTCCATGATGTTGAGGCCACGCTGGCTCAGGGGCGTACAGCTGAGATTGACCTTTGGCTGGCCCAGAAACGTCATGGTGCAGAGGGCGAAGAAGGGGGGATCGGGCGTCAGTTGCAGCCTCAGCCGCATGATGCCAATGATGCCCTGCAGGTCGACCCAGACGGGTATCTTGATGTTTCCGGGCAGATAGAAAGCCAGATAGAGGTGCATGTCCTTGGTTCGGTCCTTGAGGCTCTTGGAGCTTGAGCGCGTGCGATAGGCAAAGGCGACTTCCATGTTGACAAagtcgccctcctcgccctccatgCCCTCGGCAATGGCTTTCTTGTCTGCCTGCATCTTGGGGTCCGagtcgcccaggccgtccTCCTGATCGTCGTTGCCCTTGCCACTGTCGCATTGCTCTTGCGTCGTGAGCTTTCCATCCTGGGTCACAGAgtgagcggccgcggccgtggggaGCCAGCGGATGCCGAGGATCCGAAgcgcctcgctgccctggccgatgTCTTCGACGCTGACCATGCGGACGAATTTTGGGAGAGACGCCTGCATGACGTCTTCGAGGGTGTCTGATAAGCTGGCAAACAGGTCGGGGTTGATCAGAGGCCACACCGAGCCGAGGAGCGAGTTGagccaggccgtcgtctcggtcTGATTCCTgttggcgtcggcctctatctgctggcgctgcgcatCCCACAGCTCGTCCTGGAAGATGCTGGTGATTTTCCGGGATGTGTAGTCGCGGACACCGACGACCAAagcagcgacggccgcggcactcagagccagcagcgtcgcccaCGTGAAGCTTGCTCCAAGCCAGCCGCTACCGTTGGGCTGTGCGTCTCGCCGGCCGTGAAGCCAGCGCTCCAGCGTTAGTGCTCCGAGGGCAATGATGAAAGCGCCGCACAATCCAATGGTGATGCCCCGCCTCGTGATGGCCGCAAACTGCTGACCCAAGACATCAAAGTCTGGCGGCGGGAACCGGTTGGTGAGCATGTCGTGGTCGTCCTGCATGCGCTGCTTCTCGGTagcgagctgctcgtccgaCTTTCCCTTGGCGCTCAGGCCGGTGGCCGTCTTTGGCGTCGAGCCAAACGAGGGACTGTTGGCCTCGATttcctcgagggcctcgctgGTGAAGTCGTGGATGGTGACGGGAAGGTGAGTGACGGGATCAGTGACCTCTCGCTCGGCACGTTCCTTTTTGCGGTGCTTCATCTCCTTGCGGCGCTGCTTGGGATCGGTGGCTCCCGGGTCGATCTGGGACGTgtccttgagggcctcgtcttgttcttcgtcatcgtctttctcgaggccgtccgccTGTTGAGGAGGCTGACTGGCTTcagcgctggcggcggcggcatcaggCGCATCAGGCTTGCCGTCTGTTTGGGCCTCTGGCTTGGCCTGGTTCCAACCCCAGAGCgacgcggcgccctcgtcggggctctcgtcggccttgagaGCATTCTGCTGTCGCGCAGCCTTTTCCTCGCGATACTTGGATATCGTGGGGACAGGTCGGTGAGCGCTGTACGGCGCCTGGTAGCGGCGtacatcgtcggcgtcatcgacgccCGACATTGCGACTGATGGACGGCCAGTAGGGGGCAGGGGGTTTGGAGCTTTCAACCCATTCGTAACAGAACGTAGAGACAAGCACACGTGGAGAATGAACGGAGTAAGATGATACGAGAAAGGGGAGGGCTATCTTTGTTTTTTGGTGGGAGCAGGTGTTGAGTGCGGATCGCAATGGTTGAATTGGGCAAGTTTCGAGGCACAGCAGCGTAACCTTACGTCATAAGACCTGAATCTTGGCACGCGAACCCACTATAACAACctgacgacgaggcctgAACGCGAGTGAAACAGGGTCGTGTCAATTTGCCGATGCTGTTGattaaataaaataaaataaagtGTCGCCAGATGCCACGCGAcagggcagagcagggcGTGTCGCGACGGTGTACCGCTCGGTGTAAACTGTACAATATAACTTAGTCccctcgtcaccgacgtGCTATCGCCAGTGGCGCACCAATAACGGAATCGACTGGGTGGGCGGCTCACCGCTGACCGCAAGCCTACTAGGTACGTAGTTAGTTTGGATGCACCTCACGCGACAtcgaggcgtcgtcgacgacgggtccCAATCTGCCGAGTTTCCATCCATGATTTGCCATGCCCCGGTCCCCCCCCGCAAGATGGCTTGCTTCCTTGTATTAGCGCCTGCCATCCTGCATCGCCCTACTCTACGTAGACCAGGGCCTGTATTACACGGGCTGCTCCGCGTTGGCAACGGACCTAGACGTCGACGCATGTTGGCTTGCCTCAGTTGTGCGGTCAAAGGCACGCACGATCTTGTATACATACTACCATTCTGTGCTTCGCTCACTGGGTCGTTCGGCATTGCAACAGCCTTGGCGcatcccgtcccgtcccggcCCGCAACCTTGACCTCCATCACGATCCTAGGCGAAACGGTGTAATGCATACAGTTCCGCCAGCCGGCACACCCTTCGTGTACCTACCTATTATTCATTTACTCCCTCGGCAATTGTCCAGTCAATGTCAATGCCATCGTTGGCCGCATCCCGCTTCCCCGGACCCGCTCCCGGGGCAtcctcgcctccgtcgcccAACGCACCCGCACCGCACCTGTCCCAGAACCGGCgggcgccctcctcgagctccgagccgcccctcctcgtcgtgtGAAGCATCTGCACCACCAGGTCCGGCCGCTTCTCCCACACCGGCCGGAACCCCATctcgaagacgacgggcagcaCGCCCACCATCCGCCGCAGGTGCCGCGCCAGGTCGATGtagccctcgtcgccctcgccctcgacccaGACCACCatgaagccgctgccgccgctgccgagcccCCCGCGGTGCTGCGCGCTGCAATGTCGCAGCGTCATATCGTACAGCGTGCCCATGCGTAGCCCCTCCGGGTagcgcagcaggcgcggcTGGCCGAGCGTCTTGCTGAGCGAGGCGCCCGGTtcgcgcgaggcgctggcgacgacgacgcggcagGGCGGTTGGGACGTGAGCATGCGGCGCCACGATGCTTGGGGGCGAAGGAAAGGGTtatcgccaccgccgccgccgccgccgggactCGTCATGTGCAGGCTCGCATCGTACAGCGGGAGTTCCTGGAAGCGCTTGTAGCCCATGGTCACCGTGGCGGGGAAGCGATGAAGCGGCTCGCTAGGGCTGGGGCGGAACGACGAGACGCACTCGAACCATGCGGGGAACAAGAGCCTTAGCAGAGGGTTCTGCCTCTTCGCCGGGATGCGGTCGCGGTCGCCGGAGCTGTCGTCCTCGTTCTCGGGATGGAAGAACaggctgcgctgcagcgcgagcgatgaggcggcgacgacgtgccaGAGGCGGCAGacgcgcgtcgccgagacgAGCAATGTGTGCATGTCGACGCCAACGaggatggcctcgaggagctcgggCGTCGACAGAACAGCTTGCGCGGCGGAAGCCATGTCGGCAGGCGATGGATCGTCATCGACGATGGGCTCGGTGCGGGCATGCAGTGAGTGATGCGACACCCTGATGGGAAGCGACCAGCAagggcggggcgggcaggcggcgccgaagTGGAGACGCCCGATCGGTGCCGACCCGgggccgttgccgccgtcgcccgggACCCAGCCCGACTGCCCACTCTACGGGGTCCGGcatggggggaggggcgcgcATTTTGACATGCGAAAGCGGGTTTATGGGGGTCGACAAGAGGCATCGGTCTGGGAACAGGGCTTGAAATAAGATTTAacacggcgcgggcg
This region of Purpureocillium takamizusanense chromosome 9, complete sequence genomic DNA includes:
- a CDS encoding uncharacterized protein (EggNog:ENOG503P96B~TransMembrane:4 (i17-36o42-60i118-140o152-175i)) yields the protein MADNEPATAAVAHPLRLLLAGCFIPALPLCVTHGVLSSNPVPAVGLIPQAASVVSSLLLLRLRAAPAPDTEHQAGHGTLANGERAHDGDGYDDDDHAHEDAADDDPRHVLRETLSHPIAVFLFDTLLAASYMIVLVFTWISPSRSPSLSMLAAYATIPLLTSFLGHLFLALRALYDGLAVRGLVRYVAWRAVPSDCPHCSARLRPAQLPEFPWLRALRTSFRRLRQLRRRRRGDDGYAPVFVSETGRYRDDDDGDDEHRGDGHDGGVGPAAADDDMRAEQPEAVEVRSRERRGKKSAQPAPEDAAPGGNE
- a CDS encoding uncharacterized protein (TransMembrane:2 (o223-244i256-282o)~COG:U~EggNog:ENOG503NZ4W); this translates as MSGVDDADDVRRYQAPYSAHRPVPTISKYREEKAARQQNALKADESPDEGAASLWGWNQAKPEAQTDGKPDAPDAAAASAEASQPPQQADGLEKDDDEEQDEALKDTSQIDPGATDPKQRRKEMKHRKKERAEREVTDPVTHLPVTIHDFTSEALEEIEANSPSFGSTPKTATGLSAKGKSDEQLATEKQRMQDDHDMLTNRFPPPDFDVLGQQFAAITRRGITIGLCGAFIIALGALTLERWLHGRRDAQPNGSGWLGASFTWATLLALSAAAVAALVVGVRDYTSRKITSIFQDELWDAQRQQIEADANRNQTETTAWLNSLLGSVWPLINPDLFASLSDTLEDVMQASLPKFVRMVSVEDIGQGSEALRILGIRWLPTAAAAHSVTQDGKLTTQEQCDSGKGNDDQEDGLGDSDPKMQADKKAIAEGMEGEEGDFVNMEVAFAYRTRSSSKSLKDRTKDMHLYLAFYLPGNIKIPVWVDLQGIIGIMRLRLQLTPDPPFFALCTMTFLGQPKVNLSCTPLSQRGLNIMDIPLISNFVQSAVDAAVAEYVAPKSLTLDLKDMLAGDDFKKDTNSVGVLMINIKRGYDFKMGDTAIPFFSDGSSDPYVSVGWAKFGRVLWSTRILTSEMEPRWDETCFVLVTPEELNIEERLRVQLWDSDRFTADDDLGRIEVPLKELMTDEQSKGRMWKRTDGFRALKSGDNMPGKLEWSVGYFTKAKIQQDQFDKQTHDRKVRSMDQLRHKVDQSCERKLRETMFKEGQTERDEAELQQQKAQELKAEQDAMIISAPPPDKYPSGLFSLQIHNITGLELVKLSKSQSVDDEEASDEEETGESLPSSYCTVIVNHSKTFKTRTKPQNAKPFFNAGCERFIRDWRDCDVYVSVRDARLHEDDPLLGIVHLPLGDIFRDRSQVMGFWPLSGGIGHGRIRLSMVWRSVRLQAPRNLLGWNYGTVDVQPRATSSDCPRDLRSCKLKLKTNISMGKLYARGGGGHDDDNNNSSNNNSNEARWTAKRGQNVSLAVHKRYSSCMSISFKDKGFFGDKVAAFCVLWLKDIPDEEEQELELPICKGDFERATANCLDEAGERLGTLKLKLTFWAGMGAAHSAWASRNQNTRDVVEVIDTSRDNLDADKMQKEAGIVDEEASSDSDSSDSDSSDDDDDDDDDKKVNNGEGKAKGRRNGVGGRSAIPDGSEGDKQGPLDQIRDYRRRDKALHRQHRGIMQWKVPRTGRWVKHKMERVGDGVSGLFDRHSKQEGIETEV
- a CDS encoding uncharacterized protein (COG:S~EggNog:ENOG503P8B8), whose translation is MASAAQAVLSTPELLEAILVGVDMHTLLVSATRVCRLWHVVAASSLALQRSLFFHPENEDDSSGDRDRIPAKRQNPLLRLLFPAWFECVSSFRPSPSEPLHRFPATVTMGYKRFQELPLYDASLHMTSPGGGGGGGDNPFLRPQASWRRMLTSQPPCRVVVASASREPGASLSKTLGQPRLLRYPEGLRMGTLYDMTLRHCSAQHRGGLGSGGSGFMVVWVEGEGDEGYIDLARHLRRMVGVLPVVFEMGFRPVWEKRPDLVVQMLHTTRRGGSELEEGARRFWDRCGAGALGDGGEDAPGAGPGKRDAANDGIDIDWTIAEGVNE